The following proteins come from a genomic window of Yinghuangia sp. ASG 101:
- a CDS encoding CoA-acylating methylmalonate-semialdehyde dehydrogenase, with translation MTKHITHWIDGAAWGGVAERRGDIHNPATGRVTGTVDFASVAEVDQAVGAAVGAFASWREASLAQRTRILFRFRELLDAGKDDLARIIVEEHGKVHADALGEVARGQEVVEFACGVPQFLKGGFSEQASTGIDVHAVRQPLGPVAVISPFNFPAMVPMWFFPLAIAAGNTVVLKPSEKDPSAAQFLAELWQRAGLPDGVFNVVHGDKTAVDRILEHPDIKAVSFVGSTPVAKYVYENATRHGKRVQALGGAKNHMLVLPDADLDLAADAAVNAGFGAAGERCMAVSALVAVEPVADELIVRIKERMAALRVGAGCAPASEMGPLITRQHADKVTSYVDAGVEEGADLVVDGRGHPIDGDDTADGFWLGPTLFDKVTPEMSVYTDEIFGPVLSVVRVASYDDGLALINANPYGNGAAVFTNDGGAARRFQHEVEAGMVGINVPIPVPVAYYSFGGWKNSLFGDTHAYGAEGVHFYTRGKVVTQRWLDPSHGGINLGFPTHT, from the coding sequence GTGACCAAGCACATCACCCACTGGATCGACGGTGCCGCGTGGGGCGGCGTCGCGGAGCGCCGCGGCGACATCCACAACCCGGCCACCGGCAGGGTGACCGGCACGGTCGACTTCGCGTCGGTCGCCGAGGTCGACCAGGCGGTCGGTGCCGCGGTCGGGGCGTTCGCCTCCTGGCGCGAGGCGTCGCTCGCGCAGCGCACGCGGATCCTCTTCCGCTTCCGCGAACTGCTCGACGCCGGCAAGGACGACCTCGCGCGGATCATCGTCGAGGAACACGGCAAGGTGCACGCCGACGCCCTGGGCGAGGTCGCGCGCGGCCAGGAGGTCGTGGAATTCGCCTGCGGGGTCCCGCAGTTCCTCAAGGGCGGCTTCTCCGAGCAGGCCTCCACCGGGATCGACGTCCACGCGGTCCGCCAGCCGCTCGGCCCGGTGGCGGTCATCTCGCCGTTCAACTTCCCGGCGATGGTCCCGATGTGGTTCTTCCCGCTCGCGATCGCCGCGGGCAACACGGTGGTCCTCAAGCCCAGCGAGAAAGACCCCTCGGCCGCGCAGTTCCTCGCCGAGCTGTGGCAGCGGGCGGGGCTTCCCGACGGCGTCTTCAACGTCGTGCACGGCGACAAGACCGCCGTCGACCGCATCCTCGAACATCCCGACATCAAGGCCGTGTCCTTCGTCGGCTCCACCCCGGTCGCCAAGTACGTCTACGAGAACGCCACCCGGCACGGCAAGCGCGTGCAGGCCCTCGGCGGCGCCAAGAACCACATGCTCGTGCTGCCCGACGCCGACCTCGATCTGGCCGCCGACGCGGCCGTCAACGCCGGCTTCGGAGCGGCCGGAGAGCGGTGCATGGCCGTTTCCGCCCTCGTCGCCGTCGAGCCTGTCGCGGACGAGTTGATCGTGCGGATCAAGGAGCGCATGGCCGCCCTGCGCGTGGGCGCCGGCTGCGCCCCCGCGTCCGAGATGGGCCCGCTCATCACCCGGCAGCACGCCGACAAGGTCACCTCGTACGTCGACGCCGGGGTCGAGGAGGGCGCCGACCTCGTCGTCGACGGACGCGGCCACCCGATCGACGGCGACGACACCGCGGACGGCTTCTGGCTCGGACCGACACTGTTCGACAAGGTCACTCCCGAGATGTCGGTGTACACCGACGAGATCTTCGGCCCCGTCCTGTCCGTCGTCCGCGTCGCGTCGTACGACGACGGCCTGGCGCTCATCAACGCCAACCCCTACGGCAACGGGGCCGCCGTCTTCACCAACGACGGCGGCGCCGCCCGCAGGTTCCAGCACGAGGTCGAGGCCGGCATGGTCGGCATCAACGTGCCGATCCCGGTGCCCGTCGCCTACTACTCGTTCGGCGGCTGGAAGAACTCGCTCTTCGGCGACACCCACGCGTACGGCGCCGAAGGCGTGCACTTCTACACGCGCGGCAAGGTCGTCACCCAGCGCTGGCTCGACCCCAGCCACGGCGGCATCAACCTCGGTTTCCCCACGCACACCTGA
- a CDS encoding M50 family metallopeptidase, with product MTMVMTVIGIVVFVIGLLFSIAWHEAGHLAMGKLFGVRVPQYMVGFGRTLWSKKIGETEYGIKAVPAGGYCRLIGMFPPGADGKLKAKSTSPWRTMVEEAREASYEEVVPGDETRLFYTRKPWQKFLIMLAGPTMNLILGVAILAGVWMTYGVMEPGTKVAVVTECVVPASESDRSCQPGDQPAPAKEAGLRVGDRIVEFNGVAVSSYDELQPLIRKASGPATVVVERDGQRLTLTPTLAQNQMAKLDKNGMPIDGQYVETGFLGFSALTERNTLGVGGVVDELGFYMDKSIEGLTRIPEKVPALFGATFQGDERQKDSPVGMVGAARIGGEVMSADLPVESRLIFFVQLLAMVNIGLFLFNMLPLLPLDGGHMVGALWESVRRRFARVFRRPDPGPFDVAKLMPVAYGVAVVFIGFTVLVLIADVVNPVKVT from the coding sequence ATGACGATGGTCATGACCGTGATCGGCATCGTCGTCTTCGTGATCGGCCTGCTGTTCTCGATCGCCTGGCACGAGGCCGGGCACCTGGCCATGGGCAAGCTCTTCGGGGTCCGGGTCCCGCAGTACATGGTCGGGTTCGGCAGGACGCTGTGGTCCAAGAAGATCGGTGAGACCGAGTACGGCATCAAGGCGGTCCCGGCGGGCGGCTACTGCCGGCTGATCGGCATGTTCCCGCCGGGCGCCGACGGCAAGCTGAAGGCCAAAAGCACCTCGCCGTGGCGGACGATGGTCGAGGAGGCCCGCGAGGCGTCGTACGAAGAGGTCGTGCCGGGCGACGAAACGCGCCTGTTCTACACCCGCAAGCCGTGGCAGAAGTTCCTGATCATGCTGGCCGGCCCCACGATGAACCTCATCCTGGGCGTGGCGATCCTGGCGGGCGTGTGGATGACGTACGGCGTCATGGAGCCCGGCACCAAGGTCGCCGTGGTCACCGAGTGCGTCGTCCCGGCCAGCGAGTCGGACCGCTCGTGCCAGCCGGGGGACCAGCCGGCACCGGCCAAGGAGGCCGGCCTGCGGGTGGGCGACCGGATCGTCGAGTTCAACGGCGTCGCTGTCTCGTCGTACGACGAACTCCAGCCGCTGATCCGCAAGGCGTCGGGCCCGGCCACCGTCGTGGTCGAGCGCGACGGGCAGCGGCTGACGCTGACCCCGACGCTCGCGCAGAACCAGATGGCCAAACTCGACAAGAACGGCATGCCGATCGACGGCCAGTACGTCGAGACCGGGTTCCTCGGGTTCAGCGCCCTCACCGAGCGCAACACGCTCGGCGTCGGCGGCGTCGTGGACGAGCTGGGCTTCTACATGGACAAGTCCATCGAGGGCCTGACGCGCATCCCCGAGAAGGTACCCGCGCTGTTCGGCGCGACCTTCCAAGGCGACGAACGGCAGAAGGACTCGCCGGTCGGCATGGTCGGCGCGGCGCGGATCGGCGGCGAGGTCATGTCCGCCGACCTGCCCGTCGAATCGCGGCTGATCTTCTTCGTGCAGCTTCTCGCGATGGTCAACATCGGCCTGTTCCTGTTCAACATGCTGCCGCTGCTGCCGCTCGACGGGGGCCACATGGTGGGCGCCCTGTGGGAATCCGTGAGGCGCCGGTTCGCCCGCGTGTTCCGGCGGCCGGACCCGGGACCGTTCGACGTCGCCAAGCTGATGCCGGTGGCGTACGGGGTGGCGGTCGTCTTCATCGGCTTCACGGTGCTCGTGCTGATCGCCGACGTCGTCAACCCTGTCAAGGTGACTTAG
- a CDS encoding PucR family transcriptional regulator, with protein sequence MFPSVADVMALDVVRRGMPQVVAGTRGLTRPVRWVHISEMPDAARLLRGGELVLATGIALPEASTELARYVADLVAVEAAGLVIELGRRYTDELPRPLVAAAEKAGFPLVTLRRETRFVGVTEAVHSLVVDAQVAQLRESEAVHQAFTELAVEGAEAGDVVRQASRMAGRPVVLENLAHQVLAYDPAGTRAESLLDHWEDRSRQVRPGARTGFDERAGWLVTMVGARGHDWGRLILVGDGTSPPSRQTMLLERAASTLALNRLVVRDRETLERQTHRTLLSGILTHSYTVAEVTLRARALGVQLEGRRLVGAVLRLRRGVTPALLESQMRLRDFTETAAAAVRERRLVALVGGLDDDSVGLLIALGAQDAEDAALRGFSATLHKLAPDFAADVVIAVGSSVGAVRDARRSLLEATQVADAALHQGGGAAFYRLPDVRLRGLLHLLRDDTRLQTYVERELGPLLEYDAQHGTHLVQMLAVYLEHGRNKSAAADAAHLSRPSFYERLRRIERVLSVDLDQVESCLSLHVALLGLEALRR encoded by the coding sequence GTGTTTCCCTCAGTCGCCGATGTCATGGCGCTCGACGTCGTACGTCGCGGAATGCCCCAGGTCGTCGCGGGCACACGGGGTCTGACCCGCCCGGTCCGCTGGGTGCACATCAGCGAGATGCCCGACGCAGCGCGCCTGCTGCGCGGCGGCGAACTGGTCCTCGCGACCGGGATCGCGCTGCCCGAGGCCAGCACGGAATTAGCGCGGTACGTCGCCGACCTCGTCGCCGTGGAGGCCGCCGGCCTGGTGATCGAACTCGGGCGCCGCTACACCGACGAACTCCCCCGGCCCCTGGTCGCCGCCGCCGAGAAAGCCGGCTTCCCGCTGGTCACCCTGCGCCGCGAGACCCGCTTCGTCGGCGTCACCGAGGCCGTGCACAGCCTCGTCGTCGACGCGCAGGTCGCCCAGCTCAGGGAGTCCGAGGCCGTCCACCAGGCGTTCACCGAGCTCGCGGTGGAAGGCGCCGAGGCGGGTGACGTCGTACGGCAGGCGTCGCGCATGGCGGGTCGTCCCGTCGTGCTGGAGAACCTCGCGCACCAGGTCCTCGCGTACGACCCGGCCGGCACGCGCGCCGAATCCCTGCTCGACCACTGGGAGGACCGCTCGCGGCAGGTCCGCCCGGGCGCGCGCACCGGTTTCGACGAGCGGGCCGGGTGGCTCGTGACGATGGTCGGCGCGCGCGGCCACGACTGGGGGCGGCTGATCCTCGTCGGCGACGGGACCTCACCCCCGTCGAGGCAGACCATGCTGCTGGAGCGCGCGGCCTCGACGCTGGCACTGAACCGCCTGGTGGTCCGCGATCGCGAGACCCTGGAACGGCAGACGCACCGGACGCTGCTGTCGGGCATCCTCACGCACTCCTACACCGTCGCCGAAGTCACCTTGCGGGCGCGCGCCTTGGGCGTCCAACTGGAAGGGCGCCGGCTGGTCGGCGCGGTGCTGCGCCTGCGGCGCGGCGTCACCCCGGCCCTCCTCGAATCCCAGATGCGCCTGCGGGACTTCACCGAGACGGCGGCGGCGGCCGTACGCGAACGCCGTCTCGTCGCCCTCGTCGGCGGTCTCGACGACGACAGCGTGGGCCTGCTGATCGCGTTGGGCGCGCAGGACGCCGAGGACGCGGCGCTGCGGGGGTTCTCCGCGACGCTGCACAAACTCGCCCCCGACTTCGCGGCGGACGTCGTGATCGCGGTCGGGTCGTCGGTGGGGGCGGTCCGTGACGCGCGGCGGTCGCTCCTGGAGGCCACCCAGGTCGCGGACGCGGCCCTGCACCAGGGCGGCGGCGCGGCGTTCTACCGCCTGCCGGACGTCCGCCTGCGCGGCCTCCTCCACCTGTTGCGCGACGACACGCGCCTGCAGACGTACGTGGAACGGGAGTTGGGGCCGCTGCTGGAGTACGACGCGCAGCACGGAACGCACTTGGTGCAGATGCTCGCGGTGTACCTGGAGCACGGGCGCAACAAGTCCGCCGCCGCCGACGCCGCACATCTGTCGCGCCCGTCGTTCTATGAGCGCCTCCGCCGCATCGAGCGCGTGCTGTCCGTCGACCTCGACCAGGTGGAGAGCTGCCTGTCCCTGCACGTCGCCCTCCTGGGTCTGGAGGCGCTGCGCCGCTGA
- the dxr gene encoding 1-deoxy-D-xylulose-5-phosphate reductoisomerase gives MDSLADPYVPFSDPDGSAARRDIVLLGSTGSVGTQTIDVVKANPDLFRVVGLSAGGGRVDVLAAQALELGVEVVAVARATAAQDLQLAFYAEAKRRGYATGSYQVPRIIAGPDAATELAGHPCDVVVNAITGSIGLAPTLAALKAGSTLALANKESLIVGGPLVKEVARPGQIVPVDSEHSALFQCLRGGRYDQVRKLVVTASGGPFRGRSRADLGDVTPAQAMAHPTWDMGPVITINSATLVNKGLEVIEAHLLYDIPFERIEVVVHPQSIVHSMVEFVDGSTLAQAGPPNMRLPIALALGWPDRVPEAAAPIDWTKAQSWEFFPLDNDAFPSVALACAAGSTGGTAPAVFNAANEECVDSFVAGGLPFLGIVDTVARVLGEHDVRGSAGQSLTLEDVLDAERWARHRARELVADTLGAAR, from the coding sequence ATGGACTCCCTGGCAGACCCGTACGTCCCGTTCTCCGACCCCGACGGCAGCGCGGCGCGGCGCGACATCGTGCTGCTCGGCTCGACCGGATCGGTCGGCACCCAGACCATCGACGTCGTCAAAGCGAATCCGGACCTCTTCCGCGTCGTGGGTCTCTCGGCGGGCGGGGGCCGCGTCGACGTCCTCGCGGCGCAGGCACTCGAACTGGGGGTCGAGGTGGTCGCGGTGGCGCGGGCCACCGCCGCGCAGGACCTGCAACTCGCCTTCTACGCCGAGGCCAAGCGCCGCGGCTACGCCACCGGTTCGTACCAGGTGCCGCGCATCATCGCCGGGCCCGACGCCGCGACCGAGCTTGCCGGGCACCCGTGCGACGTCGTCGTCAACGCGATCACCGGGTCGATCGGGCTGGCCCCCACGCTGGCCGCGCTCAAGGCCGGGTCCACGCTCGCGCTCGCCAACAAGGAGTCCCTGATCGTCGGCGGCCCCTTGGTCAAGGAGGTCGCCCGGCCGGGGCAGATCGTGCCGGTCGACTCGGAGCACTCGGCGCTGTTCCAGTGCCTGCGCGGGGGCCGCTACGACCAGGTGCGCAAGCTCGTCGTGACGGCGAGCGGCGGCCCGTTCCGGGGGCGCTCGCGGGCGGACCTGGGCGATGTGACCCCGGCCCAGGCCATGGCCCACCCGACCTGGGACATGGGCCCGGTCATCACGATCAACTCGGCGACGCTGGTCAACAAGGGCCTGGAGGTCATCGAGGCGCACCTGCTCTACGACATTCCCTTCGAGCGGATCGAGGTCGTGGTGCACCCGCAGTCGATCGTGCACTCGATGGTCGAGTTCGTGGACGGTTCGACCCTCGCGCAGGCCGGCCCGCCCAACATGCGGCTGCCGATCGCGCTCGCCCTCGGCTGGCCGGACCGCGTGCCGGAGGCCGCCGCCCCGATCGACTGGACGAAGGCGCAGAGCTGGGAGTTCTTCCCGCTCGACAACGACGCCTTCCCGTCGGTCGCGCTCGCGTGCGCGGCCGGGTCGACCGGCGGCACCGCTCCCGCGGTGTTCAACGCGGCCAACGAGGAGTGCGTGGACTCGTTCGTGGCCGGTGGGCTGCCGTTCCTCGGCATCGTCGACACCGTCGCGCGGGTACTGGGCGAGCACGACGTGCGGGGGAGTGCGGGGCAAAGCCTCACACTGGAGGACGTCCTCGATGCCGAGCGGTGGGCCCGCCACCGGGCCCGCGAACTGGTCGCCGACACCTTGGGAGCTGCCCGATGA
- the gabT gene encoding 4-aminobutyrate--2-oxoglutarate transaminase — MDAAQPGGPSLPQERRLVTAIPGPKSRELTERRSRAVARGVSTTLPVFVTRAGGGIVEDVDGNALIDFGSGIAVTGVGNSAEPVVRRAREQLERFTHTCFMVTPYESYVAVAEELNRLTPGDHDKRSALFNSGAEAVENAVKIARAATRRQAVVVFDHAYHGRTNLTMALTAKNMPYKESFGPFAPEVYRVPLAYPFRWPGGAANCAREAAAQVIDVITTQVGADNVAAVVIEPILGEGGFIEPARGFLPRIAQFCRTHGIVFVADEIQTGFCRTGQWFACEDEGVVPDLVTTAKGIAGGLPLAAVTGRAEIMDAAHVGGLGGTYGGNPVACAAALGAIEEMRASALDAAARRIGAVMKARLSALAEAHPVIGEVRGRGAMIAVELVAPGTTDPAPAVAAAVAKACHAEGLLVLTAGTYGNVLRFLPPLVIPERLLVEGLDVLAGAVRGVA; from the coding sequence ATGGATGCCGCGCAACCGGGTGGGCCGTCGCTTCCGCAGGAGCGTCGCCTCGTCACCGCGATTCCGGGGCCGAAATCCCGTGAGTTGACGGAGCGTCGGAGCAGGGCGGTGGCTCGCGGGGTCAGTACGACCCTGCCGGTCTTCGTGACGCGTGCCGGGGGCGGGATCGTCGAGGACGTGGACGGCAACGCGCTGATCGATTTCGGCTCGGGCATCGCGGTCACCGGGGTCGGCAACAGCGCCGAGCCCGTGGTGCGGCGGGCGCGCGAGCAGTTGGAGCGCTTCACGCACACGTGCTTCATGGTGACGCCCTACGAGTCATACGTCGCGGTGGCCGAGGAGTTGAACCGCCTGACGCCGGGCGATCACGACAAGCGCAGCGCGCTGTTCAACTCGGGAGCCGAGGCGGTGGAGAACGCGGTCAAGATCGCGCGGGCGGCGACGCGGCGGCAGGCCGTCGTGGTGTTCGACCACGCGTATCACGGCCGGACGAATCTGACGATGGCGTTGACCGCGAAGAACATGCCGTACAAGGAGTCGTTCGGCCCGTTCGCCCCGGAGGTGTACCGGGTGCCGCTGGCCTACCCGTTCCGCTGGCCGGGCGGGGCGGCGAACTGTGCGCGCGAGGCCGCGGCCCAGGTGATCGACGTGATCACGACGCAGGTCGGTGCGGACAACGTGGCGGCCGTGGTGATCGAGCCGATCCTGGGCGAGGGCGGTTTCATCGAGCCGGCGAGGGGTTTTCTGCCGCGGATCGCGCAGTTCTGCCGCACGCACGGGATCGTGTTCGTGGCGGACGAGATCCAGACGGGGTTCTGCCGTACCGGCCAGTGGTTCGCGTGTGAGGACGAAGGCGTCGTGCCCGACCTGGTGACGACGGCCAAGGGCATCGCCGGTGGCCTGCCGCTCGCCGCGGTGACGGGGCGGGCGGAGATCATGGATGCCGCGCACGTGGGCGGCCTGGGCGGTACGTACGGCGGCAACCCGGTGGCGTGCGCCGCGGCCCTGGGCGCGATCGAGGAGATGCGCGCGTCGGCCCTGGACGCCGCCGCTCGGCGCATCGGCGCGGTGATGAAGGCGCGGTTGTCGGCTCTCGCGGAGGCGCATCCGGTGATCGGGGAGGTGCGCGGGCGCGGTGCGATGATCGCCGTCGAGCTGGTCGCGCCGGGGACCACGGATCCGGCCCCGGCCGTCGCCGCGGCGGTCGCGAAGGCGTGCCACGCCGAGGGGCTGTTGGTACTGACCGCCGGCACGTACGGCAACGTGCTGCGCTTCCTGCCGCCGCTCGTGATCCCCGAGCGTCTGCTGGTGGAGGGGCTGGACGTCCTCGCCGGGGCCGTGCGCGGGGTCGCCTGA
- a CDS encoding acyl-CoA dehydrogenase family protein, with the protein MALVTEREARKVAEEARESEWRKPSFAKELFLGRFRLDLIHPYPRPSADDVARGEEFLARLRQFLEAKVDPTVIERDARIPDEVIHGLRDLGALGMKIDPEYGGLGLSQYYYNRALMLVGSVSPAVGALLSAHQSIGVPQPVKLFGTPEQKREFLPRAARGITAFLLTEPDVGSDPARLATTAVPTEDGEAYLLDGVKLWTTNGVVADLVVVMARVPKTADNKGGITAFVVEADSPGITVENRNAFMGLRGIENGVTRFHQVRVPAANRIGPEGAGLKIALTTLNTGRLSLPAMCAGHAKWSLRVAREWSAEREQWGLPISEHEAIAGKIGFIAATAFALEAVLDLAGLMADEDRRDIRIEAALAKLYGSEMGWRVADELVQIRGGRGYETAASLAARGERGIPAEQMLRDTRINRIFEGSTEIMHLLIAREAVDAHLSVAGDIIDPEATMSQKRKAAVDAGGFYAKWLPKLVAGAGHVPTSYKEFGDLAGHLRYVERASRKLARSTFYGMARWQGRMERKQGFLGRIVDIGAELFAMSASCVRAEQLRQRDPEQGESAYALADLFCRQARVRCDELFGRLWTNTDSLDTKITQQVAAGRHRWLEDGVLDPSTPGAWIAAADPGPTKAENVHRTVT; encoded by the coding sequence ATGGCCCTTGTCACCGAACGCGAGGCCCGCAAGGTCGCGGAAGAGGCCCGGGAGAGCGAATGGCGCAAGCCCAGCTTCGCCAAGGAGCTCTTCCTCGGCAGGTTCCGCCTGGATCTGATCCATCCGTATCCGCGCCCGAGCGCGGACGACGTCGCGCGCGGCGAGGAGTTCCTCGCGCGCCTGCGGCAGTTCCTGGAGGCCAAGGTCGACCCGACGGTCATCGAGCGCGACGCGCGCATCCCCGACGAGGTCATCCACGGCCTCCGCGACCTCGGCGCGCTCGGGATGAAGATCGACCCGGAATACGGCGGCCTCGGTCTCAGCCAGTACTACTACAACAGGGCCCTCATGCTGGTCGGCTCGGTCAGCCCGGCCGTCGGCGCCCTGCTGTCGGCGCACCAGTCGATCGGCGTGCCGCAGCCCGTCAAACTCTTCGGCACGCCCGAGCAAAAGCGCGAGTTCCTGCCCAGGGCCGCGCGCGGGATCACGGCGTTCCTGCTGACCGAGCCCGACGTGGGCAGCGACCCGGCGCGCCTGGCGACGACCGCGGTGCCCACCGAGGACGGTGAGGCGTACCTGCTCGACGGCGTCAAGCTGTGGACGACGAACGGCGTGGTCGCGGACCTCGTCGTGGTCATGGCCCGCGTCCCGAAGACGGCCGACAACAAGGGCGGCATCACCGCGTTCGTCGTCGAGGCCGACTCGCCGGGCATCACCGTCGAGAACCGCAACGCCTTCATGGGCCTGCGCGGCATCGAGAACGGCGTCACCCGGTTCCACCAGGTGCGGGTGCCCGCGGCGAACCGCATCGGCCCCGAGGGCGCCGGGCTCAAGATCGCCCTGACCACGCTCAACACCGGACGGCTGTCCCTGCCCGCGATGTGCGCGGGGCACGCGAAGTGGTCGCTGCGGGTGGCCCGCGAGTGGTCGGCGGAGCGCGAGCAGTGGGGGCTGCCGATCTCGGAGCACGAGGCGATCGCCGGGAAGATCGGCTTCATCGCGGCGACCGCCTTCGCGCTGGAGGCCGTGCTCGACCTCGCCGGCCTCATGGCCGACGAGGACCGCCGCGACATCCGCATCGAGGCGGCCCTCGCGAAGCTGTACGGGTCGGAGATGGGCTGGCGCGTCGCCGACGAACTGGTGCAGATCCGCGGCGGGCGCGGCTACGAGACCGCGGCGTCCCTCGCGGCCCGCGGCGAGCGCGGCATCCCCGCCGAGCAGATGCTGCGCGACACGCGCATCAACCGCATCTTCGAGGGCTCGACCGAGATCATGCACCTGCTGATCGCCCGGGAGGCCGTGGACGCGCACCTCTCGGTGGCCGGCGACATCATCGACCCCGAGGCGACGATGAGCCAGAAGCGCAAGGCGGCCGTCGACGCGGGCGGCTTCTACGCGAAGTGGCTGCCGAAACTGGTCGCGGGTGCCGGGCACGTCCCCACGTCCTACAAGGAGTTCGGCGACCTGGCCGGGCACCTGCGGTACGTGGAGCGCGCGTCGCGCAAGCTCGCGCGTTCGACGTTCTACGGCATGGCCCGCTGGCAGGGCCGCATGGAGCGCAAGCAGGGGTTCCTCGGCCGGATCGTCGACATCGGCGCCGAGTTGTTCGCGATGAGCGCGTCGTGTGTCCGCGCCGAGCAGCTGCGGCAGCGCGACCCCGAGCAGGGCGAATCGGCGTACGCGCTGGCGGATCTGTTCTGCCGTCAGGCGCGCGTGCGCTGCGACGAGCTGTTCGGGCGGCTGTGGACCAACACCGACTCGCTCGACACGAAGATCACCCAGCAGGTCGCGGCGGGACGGCACCGCTGGCTGGAGGACGGCGTGCTCGACCCCTCCACGCCCGGTGCGTGGATCGCCGCCGCCGACCCGGGGCCGACCAAGGCCGAGAACGTGCACCGCACCGTGACCTGA
- a CDS encoding STAS domain-containing protein: protein MVEQSGYPSHRVPMIPAPTAPTSARRLTTAFADPRTTPRGKRAGGARSIGVVVTSDRQLRVVRTIRPHGLRLDGEVDLANVEIVRQSLRAVAEDGAEVTVDVTTLGFIDVAGLRVVVEAAAELARCGGNLLLVGTSRQLRRILRLCGWDTAVGLRIGEPGPD, encoded by the coding sequence GTGGTTGAACAGTCCGGCTACCCGTCACACCGCGTGCCGATGATCCCGGCACCGACCGCCCCGACGAGCGCTCGGCGCCTCACCACCGCGTTCGCCGACCCCCGCACGACCCCCCGCGGCAAGCGCGCCGGGGGCGCCCGGAGCATCGGCGTGGTGGTCACCAGCGATCGCCAGCTCCGCGTCGTCCGTACGATACGTCCGCACGGCCTCCGCCTCGACGGCGAGGTCGACCTCGCCAACGTCGAGATCGTCCGCCAATCCCTGCGCGCGGTCGCCGAGGACGGCGCCGAGGTCACCGTCGACGTCACCACCCTCGGCTTCATCGACGTCGCCGGCCTGCGCGTCGTCGTCGAGGCAGCGGCCGAACTCGCACGCTGCGGCGGAAACCTCCTGCTCGTCGGGACCTCCCGACAACTGCGGCGCATCCTGCGGCTGTGCGGCTGGGACACCGCCGTCGGCCTGCGGATCGGGGAACCCGGCCCGGACTGA
- a CDS encoding phosphatase PAP2 family protein: MLTVQAALGAGPMVALDESVRDGLAAFSGASGPDRLDGVMHVLADLGGPLPGGIALTAAYVFAALRSPGRRARVGLAVTAVVSVAVVSLAVVAGKILIARPGPDGGTIASGEWGFFPSGHTATSAVCYGGAALLVGAVSSVRTRRRVYAGAGVLCALVGFALLWCGYHWLGDVLAGWALCALVLRAAARHVPRPGPPR; encoded by the coding sequence GTGCTGACCGTGCAGGCCGCGCTCGGCGCGGGGCCGATGGTCGCGCTCGACGAGTCCGTCCGCGACGGCCTGGCCGCGTTTTCCGGTGCCTCGGGCCCGGACCGGCTCGACGGGGTCATGCACGTGCTCGCGGATCTCGGCGGGCCGCTGCCGGGCGGGATCGCCCTGACGGCCGCGTACGTGTTCGCCGCCCTGCGGAGCCCCGGACGGCGCGCGCGCGTCGGTCTGGCGGTCACCGCGGTGGTTTCGGTCGCCGTCGTCTCGCTCGCGGTCGTCGCCGGGAAGATCCTCATCGCGCGCCCCGGTCCGGACGGCGGGACGATCGCGTCGGGCGAGTGGGGGTTCTTCCCGTCGGGGCATACCGCGACGTCGGCGGTCTGCTACGGCGGTGCGGCGCTGCTGGTCGGCGCGGTGTCGTCCGTGCGGACGCGGCGGCGCGTGTACGCCGGTGCCGGCGTGCTGTGCGCGCTCGTCGGGTTCGCGCTGCTGTGGTGCGGCTACCACTGGCTCGGTGACGTGCTCGCCGGCTGGGCGCTGTGTGCCCTGGTCCTGAGAGCGGCGGCCCGGCACGTTCCCCGGCCGGGGCCGCCGCGCTGA